The Corallococcus caeni region CCGGCGCGTACGCGGAAGGGGTGTGGACGCCCAATGACAGATGGACGGTGGTGCCCGGCCTGCGGCTGGACAGCTACCACCTGTCCGGCGGGTTCGACCACAAGGTCATCGAGCCGCGCCTCACCGTGCGCCACAAGCTCACCGACACCGTGACGCTCAAGGGCGGCGCGGGCATCTTCCATCAGCCGCCCACCACCCTCATCAGCCTGCCGGTGGTGGACGTGGGCAGTCTGTTGTTGGGCCTCCAGGAGGGCGTGCAGCTCTCCACCGGCGTGGAGTGGAAGGCCTTCGACAAGTGGGAGGTGGGGCTGGACGTCTATGTGAACCCCATGCTGCGCACCATCGAACTCACGCCCTTCTCCGACGAGGGGCTGACGGACGACCTGGACGGCGGCGGCGACCCGGACGCGCCGCCACCTTCGCCCGGCCCCGGTGGGGACTTCCACCAGAACGGCTTCCGCCGGGTGCGCGCGCGGCAGGTGGACGTGGATCCTCCGCCCGTCAGCCGCGACGACTGGGACCTCCCGGACTTCACCAGCCACGGCCTGGCGTATGGGTTGGAGCTGCTCATCCGCTACCCGCTGGGCAACAACTGGTTCGGCTGGCTTTCGTACAGCCTCCAGCGCAGCACGCGGCGCACCACCTTCTATCGATATGACTCGTCAGGTCGGGCCATCTCCGAGGACTCCGCGGACCTGCCCTTCGCGTTCGACCAGACACACATCCTGAACCTGGTGGTCAGCCACAAGTTCTCCAACAACATCACCCTGGGGGGCGTGCTCCACTTCAATACCGGACGCCCGGAGTACGGCACCCTGGGAAGCCAGACGCACCGCGAGGGCACCGACAGCGACGGCCGCCCCGCGTGGGTGCAGGTGGACAGGGACGCGGTGGACCGGCTGCCGCCCTTCTTCCGCTTCGACCTGCGCGTCTCCAAGGCCTGGGCCTACGACACCTTCAGCCTGGAGGCCTACCTGGACATGCTCAACGTCACCCTCAACACGGAGACGCTGGGCTTCGACTACGTGGGCGGCGGCTACACCCGGCAACCCCTGACCAAGAGCGCGGTGGGATTGCCCATCGCCCTGCCCATCATCGGCGTCAAGGGCCGGTACTGACCTGTCCTGGAGGGTAGGGTGAATGCTCGGGGGTGAGCACTTTTCCGCGCCCCCTGCCCCGCAGGGCTGCTCCACTCGTGGCCAGATGTGTCAGTATTCCATGAGACGCGGGTTTTTCCAGCCTGCCCGACACCGACGTGGAGGGTGGGGGACAGGCCCGAAGCGTCGGGGGGAGCACGATGATGGGTTTGTCCTGGGGGCCGGGCATGGCTCCGGCATGGGAACTGCCCGCTGACAACGAGACGCCCTGCATCCTCCTCGAGCCGCTGTACGGGGAGACAGGGGAGGCGCTCGACTTCCGGTGGACGTCCATGAACGTCCCGGCCGAGGGCTGGGTGCGCTCGCTGGAGCTGGGCCGGCACCTGTCCCTGTGGACGCGGGAGGGCGTCGCGCTGTTCGACGTGGCGGCGTTCGTGCGCGTGCTGATGCGCGGAGTCCCGCACGTGGGGCTGGTGCAGGGGGACGCGGCGGGGCGGCGGTACGTGGTGGTGCGTCACGCAGAGGGCCTGGCGATGTGGCTGTTGCCGCGCGACGAGGGGCAGGCGGCGGACGCCCACCAGGCGGAGCGGGAGCGGGCGGCGCGGCAGGAGGTGGAGGCGGCGCTGGCGCGGGCGGAGCAGACGGTGAGCGCGCTGCGCGAGGCGGAGGAGCGCTACCGGCTGGCGACGCGCGCCACGCATGACGTGCTGTGGGACTGGCACTTCGCCACGGACCGCGTGCGGTGGGACCCGGGCACGGGGGACGCGTTCGGCCACGCCACGGCGGTGCTGGAGCACAAGCTGGGCTGGTGGGGCGAGCGCGTGCACGACGAGGACCGCGAGCGCGTGGTGGACCGGCTGGTGGAGTTCGTCGCGTCCACGGGGGACGTGTGGAGCGAGGAGTACCGCTTCCAGCGCGCGGACGGCAGCTGGGCGCACGTGCTGGACCGCGGCGTGCTGGCGCGCGACGACGAGGGGCGCCCGGTGCGGATGATCGGCTCCATGATGGACGTCACCGAGCGCACCCGTCAGATGGAGACCATGGTGGAGGAGGCGCGCTTCCGGGAGCGCTTCATCGGCATCCTGGGGCATGACCTGCGCAACCCGCTCAACGCCATCGTGCTGTCGGCGCGGGCACAGAAGCGCCGGGGGCCGCTGGAGTGCACGCCCGAACAGCACCGGCAGCACGCGCAGCGCATCGAGGCCTCCGCGACGCGCATGGGGAACATGATCGCGGACCTGCTGGATTTGACGCGCGCCCGGCTGGCGGGCGGCATCCCGCTGCGCAAGGGCCCCACGGACCTGGGGGCGGTGTGCCAGCAGGTGGTGGACGAATTGTCGGCGGCGTACCCGGACCGCGCGGTGGCGGTGGACGTGGACGGCAAGGCGGAGGGCGAGTGGGACGCGGAGCGGCTGGCGCAGGTGCTCTCCAACCTGGTGGGCAACGCGCTGGAGCACGGCAGCCCGGACGCGCCGGTGTTCCTGCGCTGCTGGGCGAAGGGCGAGCACCAGGTGCTGGAGGTGCAGAACCCCGGCTCGCCCATCCCGGAGGAGCTGCGCGAGCGGCTGTTTGATCCGTTCCGCCAGGGCGAGGGCGAGCGCGAGCAGGGCGGCCGGCGCAACAGCGGCCTGGGGCTGGGGTTGTTCATCGTGAAGGAGATCGTCCAGGCGCACGGAGGGACGGTGGAGGTGACGTCCTCGGAGAAGGAGGGCACGACGTTCACGGTGCGGCTGCCGCGGCCTCCGCGTCCGAAGGCCAAGGTGAAGGCAGGCAAGGGCCGCACGCGGACGGCCTGATCTTTTGGAAGGGGTGAGCGTTCGCCGCCATGCGGTGAAGGAGAGAGCGTCCGCCGCCGCACGCCGCGCGTGTTGTGCGAAGGACCGAAGGGGATGGGCCGGGAGGGCAGGGGCGCTGCTCGCTTCGTTGGAGTGCGTTTACCGGTTGATCAGGCCGTGCGGCTCGCGCGGTCACCCACGCGGAGGCAGTCCCCATGCACCTCAATCCCCCTCGCAATGTTTCATTCCGTTCCTCACCCTGGACGGCGCTCTGGCTGGCCGCGGCGCTCGCCGGCTGCGGCGCTCCCTCCCTGGATGAAGCCACCGATGGGGTGGCCCAGTCCTCGGGCGCGCTCGCCTCCACCAATGGCCTGTCGACGAATGGCTTGTCGACCAATGGCTTGTCGACGAATGGCCTGTCAACCAACGGCTTGTCGACGAATGGCCTGTCCACGAATGGCCTGTCCACGAACGGGTTCCAGACCTGGTTCAACCAGGATCCCGCGTCGGCGGACATGGTGATGCGCTACGTGGTGCAGTGCTCGCTTTCGGCGGGGGCGACGCTGTCGTACCAGTCGCCCACCACGGGGAAGAGCTACACGTGGAAGGGGAGTCTGGGATTGGCGCCGGGGTGGGCGGGAGGCCTGCCGGCGACGGTGGCGGAGCAGCAGGTGGTGAGCGCGTGTCTGGCGGCGCACGCGAACAAGTACGGCATGCACGTGAACATCTCCGTGCTGGGGCGCGACGCGCTGGGCGGGGCGATGCCGTATTCGACGGACGAGCTGAATACATACAATGAGAAGGAGGCGTGCTTCTTCGGCAACCTCTTCACGGGCGAGGGCACGTTCGCGGCGAACGACGGCGCGTACCTGGACTACGACGAGAGCACGGTGCGCACCTGCGGCCTGTCGTCCTGGAGTGAGACGACGGCGTGCACGCCGATGAAGCACGTGGGCGCGTGCCGGTACTACTGCACGCTGGACGCCACGCGGACGTACTACACGCGCTGCACGTACAACGGCGTGACGTACCGGCCCATCACCACGCGCATGCTGCCCCAGGACATCTACCGCTGCGGCGACGGCGTGTGCCAGTTGACGGAGAAGTGCGGCGGCAGCAACACGCCGGACAGCTGCGCGGCGGACTGCGGCGCCTGTCAGTAGGCGAGGGGTGTCTGTTCAAGTGGGGCGGGGCCGCGCGGCGCGGAGCCGGTAGCGCGTGACGAGGTCCCCCCACCAGCGGCCCATCGTCGCGACGGTGGCCGGTCCATCCAGGCCATGGCGCACGGGGTGGTCCATGCGGATGGCGTCCCAGCCCCGGTGCTCGAGCACGACGCGGGTGCCGCCGAAGGTGGGCTCGAAGCGGACGTCGACCTCGGTGGTCTCTCCGGGGGCGAAGTTGCTCGCGCGCCATTGGAAGACGAGCCGCGCGCCGGGTTCCCAGACGAGCACGCGGCCGATTTCAAAGACCTGCTCCCCGAAGGACTCCAGCAGGCGGCCGCCGGGACCGGGCGGGTCGAAGCGCAGGACGGCGTCGGGGTTCTGGAGGCCGCGGTAGCGCGGGCTCTTGCCCCACCAGAGGTCGGTCTCCTCGGTGAAGACCTCGAAGGCGTCCAGCGGGGACACGGCGACGAAGGTGGTGACGCGGGCGCGGTCGGCCGTCATGACTTGCGGCCTCCGGAGGGCTTCGTGCCCCGGGTGCGCTCCGCGTGGGCCTTGAAGGCGCCCAGCTGATCCGCCCAGAAGGACTCCACCTCGTCCAGCCAGCCGCGCAGGGCGGCGAAGGGCTCCGGGCGCAGGGAGTAGACGCGCACGCGGGCGTCGTCCGCGTCGATGCGCTCCTCCACGAGCCCCGTCTGGCGCAGTACGCGCAGGTGGCGGGACATGGCGGGAGGGCTCATGTCGAACGCGGCCGCCAGCTCTCCGGCGGGGTGGGGCCGCTGGCGCAGCCGGTCCACGACGCCCCGGCGCGTGGGGTCGGCGAGGGCGGCCAGGGTTCGGTCGAGCGCGGACGGAGTGGCCATGGCGTTGGAATCTACGCCGGAGTGAAGATGCGCTGGGTGAACCACCAGCGGTGGCCTTCGAGGTCCTGGGCGCCATAGGTGCGGTTGGTGCCCCAGTCGTCGCCGTAGTTCTTGGTCTCCGGCTCCATGAGGATGACGGCGCCGGCCGCGCGCGCCTGGGCGCAGTGGGCGTCCACGTCGTCCACGTAGACCGTGAGGGTCTGCGTGTTGGCGCCCCCGTGCAGCCGGGGGCTGCGGTGGAGGTCATGGCGCCCGGAGGAGTTCACCATGATGACGCCGTCGCCGTAGACCAGCTCCGAGTGCACGATGCTGTTGTCCGCGCCCTCCACCTTGAGCCGCGTCTGGAAGCCGAAGGCGCGCTCCAGCCAGTCGATGGCGGCGGGGGCGTCCTCGTAGAAGAGGCTGGAGGAGATGCGCGGCCAGTCCTCGGGGATGGGCTTCATGCGGTGACTCCTGGCGGATGGACTTCGTTAACGTCAGGGTGAATGATTAATCCTGACGTTAACGGTCGTCAATCCTCCAGGTCCGCTAGAACACGCCGGGCACGGGCACGTCGCGGCCGGGAGCGCGGGGGGCCTGGCGGGGGTCGGTGGGCGGCGCCGCTCGCGGTCCGAGGAGGGCCGGCAGGGAAGGTGTGAGCTGCCCCACGTACAGCAGGCCCTGGAGGCCTTCGGTAGCGGAGGCTTCGCGCAGCTGGATGTACGGGCTCAACCCGGCGCGGGCCGCCACCTTCGGGGCGGGCGTCGCGCCCACGATGCCGCAGACCAGCTTGCTGTCGCTGTCCAGGTCGCAGCCCCAGCGCGTGCCCTGCGCGTAGCTCATCTCCAGCACGACGAGCGAGCGGTCCCCCTTCATCAGGTGCGCCATGGGCGTGAAGGACGGGTCCCACTTCGTGCCCTTCTCCAGCTGCGTATGCGTATTGCCCGCGAGCACCACCTGGACCTCGTCCGGCTTCGCGGCGCGGCGCTTCGTCCAGACCCGGGCCTGGGCGGCGTCGCGCTCGCTGCCGTTCCGCACGTCCGTGTCGTAGGCCACCACCGTCACCCGCAGGCCCGCGGCGCGCAGGGCCCGCGCCCGGTCGATGAGGTCCATCACCGCGCGGCTGCTGCGCCCGTCCTGGTACGTGCGCGTCCAGAAGCGGCCTTCCAGCAGTGCATCCTGGTCGGCGGGGGCGCCGGGGCTGGCCAGGTACCTGTCCACGCGCGCTTGCTCCGTGTCGGGGAGCGACAGGCCCAGCACCACCGCGAGTCCCGCCTGGGCCGCCTGGCACACCACGTGGCCGACGACGTCCGGCACTTCATTGGTGCCCAGCTGCTCACCGATGAGGAGCGTCAGGCCCGGGTGCAGGAGCTCCGGCAGTCCGCGCACGGACGTGGTGCAGGGGCCCTGCACGGGGGCCTCTTCGCTCCAGCGCTCCAGGTAGAACTCCGGTGCGCGGACGGCGGTGGGCCGCTTCTCTTCGGCCACGTTGCCGGCGAGGACCTCCACGGAGGGCGCGGACTCCAGCCGCAGCGTGAGCGCCTGCTCCAGGTCCAGGTCGCGGGTGCCGTGCTGGGCGCCGCGCAGCATGGACAGACGCTTGGTCGACGCGTCGTCCTGGTCGAAGTCCACCTCCTTCACGAAGGGATTGGACATCTGCTCGGCGCGCTCCAGGTAGACCTTCCACCACAGCTTCTTCCACTCGGCGTCATTGCCTGTCGTCTGCTGGGTCATGCGGAAGATGCGCACGACGGACTGGCGCGGGCTCAGCGCGACGCCGGTCACCAGGTAGCGCGTGTACGTGGTGTTGAGAGTGCCAGCCCGGTCAGGGTCGGACCAGGTGGTGACGAGCTGGTTGGGGTCCTCCGTGTCCTCGAACGCGTAGCCCCGCTCTTCCAGCAGCTGGCGCGTGGCCGCCATCGCCTCTGTCAGGGGCTTCTGGAAGACGTGCTCGTACTTGGGCAGTTCTGCTTCGGGAGTCCGCTTCGAGTGGGCGCAGCCAACAGCCATCACGGTCAATGCGACGACGAGCCAACGGCAGTGCATTTCAGCCCCCTGTGAGAAATGCGCAACGCCTCACATGAAAGCCCATTCCGTGCCGGGTTCAAGCCCCTCGGCCCAGGGTCAACGGTGCCAGGTCTCTGGTGCCCAGGTGGTGATGGGAGTGAGGGTGGACGTCGGCGGGATGGCCTGGGGCCTCGAGGATGGCCGGGAGGGCGGGTGTGAGCTGCCCTATGTGGAGCAGGTCCTGGAAACCCTCGCGGGAGGCGTCCCGGTTGGTGGACAGTAGGTCCGGATCCTCGGACTCCTCGAAAAGGAAGTCCGCTCCTCCCACAACTGGCGCGCTGTGGCCATCGCCGCTGTCAGCGGCTTCTGGAGGACGAACTCATATGGTTTGACGTCAGGGAATTCCGCTCGCTCAAGTCAGCGCAGGCAAGGGGCTTGCACTGGAAGGCCCACGCGGAAAATTCACACGTCGATGGTTCGCATTGACAGCTTCTTGAGATGTGAGCCTGTTGAAATGCCAGGCGCCTTGAGCCGAGGCGCAAGAGGGGTCGTTCGATGCAGGCGGGACGCTGGGTGGTCGTGCTGCTGGTGTTGGGTGTGGCATGGGTATCGAGAGCGGAAGGCGATGCCGTAGGGTGGCAGGGCCGGCTCGCGCTTCATGAGAAGGCCGCGGTGCGGGAAGCCCCCAGCCGAATGCAGTCGCACGCTGCCGTAGTGGCCACCGACCAGACACGAGCCTTTGAATCTGCCCGGCTTGCATGGGAGGAGAAGCGGGACACGCTTCATGAGCAGTTGACGCAGTCCCTGTCGCGGGCGCGTGCCGAACTCGGGCCCAGCCCCGCCTGGTGGGTGCGCTTCTGGCATCCGCCAACGGTGGGGGAAACCGAGAAGGCCGCCCTTGAGCGCTCCAGGGATGAATTGCTGCGGGCCAGGGGGCTGCTGAAGAAGGTCAAGCTCGCGGGTGACGCCGCAGCCCAGGCGCGGAGGCAACGACTGTTGCTGGCGCTCGAGCAGCAGGTGGAGTCCTTCGAAGCGCGGATGGATGGCGGCTTCTACCGGGCATGGGAGATGACGTTGGGCCAGTCACCTCAAGAGGGGATCGCGCGCCTGCAAGCGGGGCATGCCCTGCTGGGAGCAGGCCTCGTCGTGGAGGATGTGACGCAGGTCGCCCACATCGAGAAAGTGGTGATGACCGACCTGCAGGAAGGAGTCGTCGGGCAGCCCCTTCCCCAACCCGTGGCGGTGCGAGTGACGACCGCCAATGGCGAGCCGGTACTCGGGGCGGTCGTGACCTTCAAGCGAGCAAGTGGCTCCCAACCGGGCTTCCTGCCCGTTGGCGGCACGGGGCAAGCTCAGGCCCAGCTGCAGGCAATCACGGATGAAAATGGTCAGGCCGCCGTCCAGGTGCTGCCTGATACCAACATCCCACGTTTGTCTTTCTTGAGGCAGGGGACGCACTTCCCCCAGCGACTTGGCTACAACGCCGTGACAGCGGAAACCTCCAATGGGACCCAGACCTTCGTGCTGGCTGCGCCCTTTGTCGAGGTGGGCTTGCCGGATGCGCCGGCTCAGATTCCAACCTTCTACGTCCCGCCTACGACGGAAGCGGGATTGCAAATGATCGCTCCATTCTCGGGAAAGGTGTTGGACCGATACGGAAATGCCCTGGCCAATCAGCAGGTGACCTGGACCCAGTCACCGAACACCGGCCGGTTCTTCCGCTACCAGGATTCATCAACTCCCCAGGTGCTGAACTACAGCAATCCCATGCAGTTGCAGACGATGCAGGAGTGGACGGATGTCGATGGCTGGATGAGCGCGGGGTACATCCCAGGCACGACGGCGGATTACTACGCTGTGACGGCCTCTGTGGGAGGGCTGTCGCAGCCATTCGGCGTCTCTGCCTTCATTCCCACTGCCCGCTATACGCTTCGGGCGACATACAACGGTGACTTCAACGGCGTCTACCAGACGACCGGCCCCCAGGTCTTGACCCTTCAGATCCTGCGCTGGCCGGTCGGGGCTCCTGGCTGGGTTCCGGTGCGGGGAGACGAGCCCGGGCTCGTGGATGTGTTGGTGGGGGCCTTTACCTATTCGGATAGCGGTACCTTGCTGGATAGCTCAGTGGCGGCTCCTG contains the following coding sequences:
- a CDS encoding PAS domain-containing sensor histidine kinase, producing MAPAWELPADNETPCILLEPLYGETGEALDFRWTSMNVPAEGWVRSLELGRHLSLWTREGVALFDVAAFVRVLMRGVPHVGLVQGDAAGRRYVVVRHAEGLAMWLLPRDEGQAADAHQAERERAARQEVEAALARAEQTVSALREAEERYRLATRATHDVLWDWHFATDRVRWDPGTGDAFGHATAVLEHKLGWWGERVHDEDRERVVDRLVEFVASTGDVWSEEYRFQRADGSWAHVLDRGVLARDDEGRPVRMIGSMMDVTERTRQMETMVEEARFRERFIGILGHDLRNPLNAIVLSARAQKRRGPLECTPEQHRQHAQRIEASATRMGNMIADLLDLTRARLAGGIPLRKGPTDLGAVCQQVVDELSAAYPDRAVAVDVDGKAEGEWDAERLAQVLSNLVGNALEHGSPDAPVFLRCWAKGEHQVLEVQNPGSPIPEELRERLFDPFRQGEGEREQGGRRNSGLGLGLFIVKEIVQAHGGTVEVTSSEKEGTTFTVRLPRPPRPKAKVKAGKGRTRTA
- a CDS encoding SRPBCC domain-containing protein gives rise to the protein MTADRARVTTFVAVSPLDAFEVFTEETDLWWGKSPRYRGLQNPDAVLRFDPPGPGGRLLESFGEQVFEIGRVLVWEPGARLVFQWRASNFAPGETTEVDVRFEPTFGGTRVVLEHRGWDAIRMDHPVRHGLDGPATVATMGRWWGDLVTRYRLRAARPRPT
- a CDS encoding ArsR/SmtB family transcription factor, whose amino-acid sequence is MATPSALDRTLAALADPTRRGVVDRLRQRPHPAGELAAAFDMSPPAMSRHLRVLRQTGLVEERIDADDARVRVYSLRPEPFAALRGWLDEVESFWADQLGAFKAHAERTRGTKPSGGRKS
- a CDS encoding VOC family protein; this translates as MKPIPEDWPRISSSLFYEDAPAAIDWLERAFGFQTRLKVEGADNSIVHSELVYGDGVIMVNSSGRHDLHRSPRLHGGANTQTLTVYVDDVDAHCAQARAAGAVILMEPETKNYGDDWGTNRTYGAQDLEGHRWWFTQRIFTPA